A part of Chanodichthys erythropterus isolate Z2021 chromosome 4, ASM2448905v1, whole genome shotgun sequence genomic DNA contains:
- the zgc:153157 gene encoding uncharacterized protein zgc:153157 → MRERDFMPNMERGKPATYTGDKKAKMAAKTNKKWVRLATVFAYVLSVSLAAIILAIYYSLIWKPTSASVSGRSDVLVTAAIMPINTSNITTSDVPTINKMNNTPPVSLRSTQTPTYAHSTSPQGQLQWVDNKGHEGLPNIPTTKTKKTDQTGTVDSVHIHEKPGRFSSAKVSYESKTSILVAGASREPPLAHGATSSTKQNAYGGSGYGTPENQPDIWDSASPTTDQASWTSYSARPDVSPLTEHGLELMEGSSPLQEELVTKDTENAAIGV, encoded by the coding sequence ATGAGGGAACGGGACTTTATGCCAAACATGGAACGGGGCAAACCGGCTACATACACAGGAGATAAAAAAGCTAAAATGGCAGCTAAAACCAATAAAAAGTGGGTGAGACTGGCTACTGTATTCGCATATGTTTTGTCAGTGTCTTTGGCTGCTATAATACTGGCaatttattacagtttgattTGGAAACCGACGTCTGCCTCTGTGTCTGGACGGTCAGATGTGTTGGTGACGGCTGCAATTATGCCCATAAACACAAGCAATATCACAACAAGTGATGTACCAACAATTAACAAGATGAATAATACGCCACCTGTGAGCCTAAGATCAACACAGACTCCCACCTACGCCCACTCCACTTCTCCACAGGGACAACTGCAATGGGTTGACAACAAAGGTCATGAAGGCCTTCCAAATAtccccacaacaaaaacaaagaaaactgaCCAAACAGGAACAGTTGACTCAGTGCACATTCATGAAAAACCAGGACGTTTCAGTTCAGCAAAAGTTAGCTATGAGTCGAAAACTAGTATTCTAGTAGCAGGTGCATCAAGGGAACCTCCTTTGGCACATGGAGCCACATCTTCTACTAAACAAAACGCCTATGGCGGTTCTGGGTACGGCACCCCTGAGAATCAGCCAGATATTTGGGATTCAGCCTCTCCCACAACTGACCAAGCATCTTGGACAAGCTACAGTGCAAGACCTGACGTCTCGCCTTTGACAGAACATGGTCTAGAATTAATGGAGGGCTCGTCACCGTTGCAAGAGGAGTTGGTTACCAAGGACACAGAGAATGCAGCAATTGGAGTGTGA